Below is a genomic region from Trueperaceae bacterium.
GCCTGGCGTGGGCCGGGCGCGTCCCGCCCGTGATCCTCGATAGGCGCGACCTCTACCGCCTCGGCGCGGCGCCCGTCGAGCCGTGGCTGGCGTTGCGGTGGCGCTTCACCGTGAAGGTGGTGGGTGCCGCCGCATTGGGCGCCGCGCTGGGGGTCGTGTGGACCGCGCTGGCGCCGGCGCTGTTCGGCCGGCCGGCGCCGTGGGCCGCGCCCGCGCTGGCGCTCGCGCTAGTGGCGCGCTTCGCCGGCGCCTGGTTGCGCTACGGCGCCGGCCAAGCGCCCGCCTGGGGTTGGGCGGTGGCCGCCGGGGGCGTGGCGGTGGCCGTCGCGCCGTTCGGGCTGGCCGACGCGCTCTCGTTCGCCTCGCCCGTGGTGTTGGTGCTGCCGGCCGCGCTGGCGGCCCAGGCGCTGGTCCTGGCGCGGCGGTCGCTACGGGAAGAGTGGCCGCCGCGGTTCGCGGCGCAGAGCCTGGTCCTCACGCAGCTCCAGGCCATGCGGACCCTGCAGCTCATGGCGGGGCTGGCCGGCTTCGCGAGGCAGGCCGCGGCCGACGGCGGCGAGCGCCGCCGGCTCCTGGCCGCGCTGCACGATAGGCCCGGCGCGACGCGGCCGCGGCGCTCGCTGCCGCTCGTGTCCGCGTCGGCGCCGAGGTGGCAGGCGACGGCGTGGCGGACGGCATCCGACCTGTGGCGCCGCTCGCCGCCCCGCCTCGCCCTGGCCGTCCTGTTGGCCGGGGCCGGCGCCGTGGCCGCCGTGCTCGCCAACCACGGCGCCGCCCCGGTGCAGGCGGGCGCCGCCACGCCAGCCGCCGGTACGGCGGCCGGGCTCCTCGGCGGGGCCGTGGGGGTGCTGCTGGCGGCCCTTGTGGTGGCGCGAGCCGGCAGCTCGCTGCTGGGCCCGGAGTTCGCGCTGGGTGTATTGCCCGTGGAGCCGACCGACCGCTCGCTCGGGCGCGTCGCGCCGGGCGCCACCCTCATGCTCGCGTTCGCGCTGGGGGCGGCCGCCTGGTTCGGCGTGGGAGGGGCAGGGCTCGTGGGGGCAACGAGCCTCATCCTCATCGTCCTGTTCGCGTTGGAGAAGTACGCCACGTGGAGCGGCTCCGGCAGCGGCCGCTGGGAGGCGCAGGTGGTGGCGGCCATCCTCGCCGCGCTCCCCAGCCTCGTGCTGGCCGCCTTCGGTGTACCTGGCTGGACGGTCGGGACGCAGGTGGGGCTGCTCCTGGTCGTGCTCCTCGTCGCCGTCTGACGCGAGCCGGGCGGCGTGCTGGGCGACCGGGTAGGGGCGGGCACGGTTTCTCAGGCCGGACACAAGCTTCACATCCCCCCGAGGCCTAGTCTCCGCCGTGTGGTGGAGGGAGCCTTCATGGCCAGCTTCGACAAGACCATCGACGTGAACGTTCACATCTCCGAGGCCTTCATGCTGTTCAGCGAGTTCGAGCGCTACCCGAGCTTCATGGAGGGCGTGGAGGAGGTCACGCGACTGGGCGGCGACAAGCTCCACTGGCGCGCAGAAGTCCTCGGGCACGAGGTCGACTGGGACGCCAAGGTGACTGAACTGTCTCCCAACGACAAGGTCGCCTGGGAGAGCACGTCCGGCGCCAGGAACGTGGGCGAGGTGACGTTCGACAAGCTCGACGAGGGGCGCACGCGCATCCACATGCACGTGGAGTACGAACCCGAGGGGTTCGTGGAGAACGTCGGCGCTGCGTTGGGCGTCGTGAACGCGAGGTTGCAGGGTGACCTCGCGAGGTTCAAGCGCGCGGTCGAGGGTGGCGCGGCCGTCGAGGGAGGCGGGTCGGGCTCGCCCGCCGCTCCCGACCTCGCCAAGGTCAGGGCCGATGCCGAGGCCGCGCTGCGCAAGGCCGGCAAGGCCGTTAAGCCGGGCAAGCAGTAGGCCGGACCGGGACTCGACTCGCGTTCGGACTACGCTAGTTCGGCCGAGACCTTCGCCGCGACGTGGCGCCCGATCGCCAGCGAGGCCGTGGCCGCCGGTGACGGGGCGTTCAGGACGTGCAGCGAGCGGTAGCCCGCGAGGAAGGCGAAGTCGTCAACCAGCCGACCGGCGCGGTCGACGGCCTGAGCCCTCACGCCCGCCGGTCCCGGCTCGAGGTCGTCGCTCGTGACGGTGGGCACGAGCGCCTGCAGCGACCGGACGAAGGCCGCCTTGCTGAGCGAGCGGTAGTACTCGTAGGCGCCGACCCGCCAGAACTTCGCCGCCAGGCGCCAGAAGCCCGGGAACGCGAGCGTTGCTGCCGTGTCGGCCGCGTCGAACGCCGCCAGGCGGTAGCCCTCCCGCGCGAAGGCGAACACGGCGTTGGGCCCCGCCTCCGTGCGGCCCGTCACCGTGGGCGTGAAGTGCACCCCCAGGAACGGCAGGGCGGGGTTCGGGACGGGGTAGACGAGCCGACGCACCAACCCCTCGCGGCCCTCCCTGAGCAGGTAGTACTCGCCGCGGAACGGCACGATGCGCACGGCAGGTTCGAGGCCCGCGAGGCGCGCTACGGCGTCGGCGTGCAGCCCCGCGCAGTTCACGAGGTAGCCGGCCCGCACCGCGAACCCGGGCCCGTGCACCTGCACGCCGGACGCGTCGGTCCTCACCGCGGTCGCCCTGGCTCCCCGGACGACCCGGGCGCCGCGACCCTCCAGGATCTCGGCCAGCTTCCGGGCGACGGCGCCGTAGTCGGCGATCGCCGTGGTGGGGGAGAGGATGCCCTTCACGCCGCTGACGTTGGGTTCCAGCTCCGCGAGTTCCTCGCGTGACAGGAGCCGCAGCCCCGGCACCCCGTTGGCGGTGCCGCGCTCGTAGAGCGTCTCGAGCGGCCCCGTCTCCGCCTCCGACGTGGCCACGATGACCTTGCCGCACTCCACGAAGGGCAGGCCGTTGGCTGCGCAGAAGGCCCGCATCAGGCCGACGCCCTCGCGGCAGAGGGTGGCCTTGAACGAGCCGGGCTTGTAGTAGATGCCCGAATGCACCACGCCGCTGTTGTGACCGGTCTGGTGGCGGCCGACGTCCGCCTCCTTCTCGAGGATCACGAGCCGCGCCCCGGGGCGCGCCTTCGAGAGCGCCAGCGCGGTGGCCAGGCCGACGATCCCGCCCCCGACGATGACGACG
It encodes:
- a CDS encoding SRPBCC family protein; this translates as MASFDKTIDVNVHISEAFMLFSEFERYPSFMEGVEEVTRLGGDKLHWRAEVLGHEVDWDAKVTELSPNDKVAWESTSGARNVGEVTFDKLDEGRTRIHMHVEYEPEGFVENVGAALGVVNARLQGDLARFKRAVEGGAAVEGGGSGSPAAPDLAKVRADAEAALRKAGKAVKPGKQ
- the lhgO gene encoding L-2-hydroxyglutarate oxidase, with the protein product MVATRADDAALAPPPAGAGPAPEGRAAWLGEVAGDVVIVGGGIVGLATALALSKARPGARLVILEKEADVGRHQTGHNSGVVHSGIYYKPGSFKATLCREGVGLMRAFCAANGLPFVECGKVIVATSEAETGPLETLYERGTANGVPGLRLLSREELAELEPNVSGVKGILSPTTAIADYGAVARKLAEILEGRGARVVRGARATAVRTDASGVQVHGPGFAVRAGYLVNCAGLHADAVARLAGLEPAVRIVPFRGEYYLLREGREGLVRRLVYPVPNPALPFLGVHFTPTVTGRTEAGPNAVFAFAREGYRLAAFDAADTAATLAFPGFWRLAAKFWRVGAYEYYRSLSKAAFVRSLQALVPTVTSDDLEPGPAGVRAQAVDRAGRLVDDFAFLAGYRSLHVLNAPSPAATASLAIGRHVAAKVSAELA